In Spirochaetota bacterium, a single genomic region encodes these proteins:
- a CDS encoding ankyrin repeat domain-containing protein translates to MKRFICLVAVASCLLAQGVSKNVSPNSALIEAAAKGDIVAIDAALAQNADINTRDNQGKTPLMLAAYNGHEKAVKHLLDKKADKDLLDPKGWSALACGVSQQKWDAVMILLERGVSVNTKDADKGNTPLMWAAYHGNIKVTKNIVGMKANVNEVDNAGWTALMGAIYKARVDVALFLIELTGTDVAVKAKDGATA, encoded by the coding sequence ATGAAGCGATTTATTTGTCTCGTCGCCGTTGCATCCTGTCTTCTTGCGCAGGGTGTATCAAAAAACGTTTCGCCGAATTCTGCGCTAATCGAAGCGGCAGCGAAGGGCGATATTGTCGCGATCGATGCCGCGCTGGCGCAAAACGCTGATATCAATACTCGGGATAACCAAGGCAAGACACCGCTCATGCTTGCGGCATACAATGGGCATGAAAAGGCAGTGAAGCATCTTCTTGATAAGAAAGCCGATAAGGATTTGCTTGACCCGAAAGGATGGAGCGCGCTCGCCTGTGGAGTGTCACAGCAGAAATGGGATGCGGTGATGATCCTTCTCGAAAGAGGTGTGAGCGTGAATACTAAGGATGCCGATAAAGGCAATACACCGCTCATGTGGGCGGCATACCATGGAAATATAAAGGTTACGAAAAATATTGTCGGTATGAAAGCGAACGTTAATGAGGTTGATAATGCCGGTTGGACGGCGCTTATGGGTGCGATATACAAAGCAAGGGTCGATGTAGCGCTGTTCCTTATCGAATTGACGGGAACGGATGTTGCGGTGAAGGCTAAGGATGGGGCGACGGCTTGA